A window of the Streptomyces sp. NBC_00250 genome harbors these coding sequences:
- a CDS encoding DUF4360 domain-containing protein, which yields MRVPLLVSGAVAALFASALPAQVGPSSIVDPPPDKIVIDIATVNGSGCPLGTAAIAVSEDNTAFTVTYSEYLAQVGGGSSPTAARRNCQLNLLVHVPQGFTYAIASADYRGYASLQRGASSTEKASYYFQGSPNTASRTHTFRGPYEDNWQATDDTDWAQLVWAPCGVQRNFNINTELRVNVGTSNPSTTSYMTMDSTDGDISTVYHLAWKECPDD from the coding sequence ATGAGAGTTCCCCTGCTCGTGAGCGGGGCGGTCGCCGCCCTGTTCGCCTCGGCCCTGCCCGCCCAGGTCGGCCCGTCGTCGATCGTCGACCCGCCGCCGGACAAGATCGTCATCGACATCGCCACGGTGAACGGATCCGGTTGCCCCCTGGGGACCGCCGCCATCGCGGTGTCCGAGGACAACACCGCCTTCACCGTCACCTACAGCGAGTACCTCGCGCAGGTGGGCGGCGGCTCGTCCCCCACGGCGGCCCGCAGGAACTGTCAGCTGAACCTTCTCGTACACGTGCCGCAGGGCTTCACCTACGCGATCGCAAGCGCCGACTACCGGGGCTACGCCTCGCTCCAGCGCGGGGCGAGCAGCACGGAGAAGGCCTCGTACTACTTCCAGGGTTCACCGAACACCGCCTCCCGCACGCACACCTTCCGGGGCCCTTACGAGGACAACTGGCAGGCGACGGACGACACCGACTGGGCACAACTGGTGTGGGCGCCCTGTGGCGTTCAGCGCAACTTCAACATCAACACCGAGCTCCGGGTGAACGTCGGCACGTCGAACCCGAGCACCACCAGCTACATGACCATGGACTCCACGGACGGTGACATCAGCACCGTCTATCACCTGGCGTGGAAGGAGTGCCCGGACGACTGA
- a CDS encoding class I SAM-dependent methyltransferase, with product MTTTVSTACPAYWEPRWADGRRYRRPDAAEKQLMAEHLGRGRARAALDIGSGDGALARYLQDELGYRATGVDCSPTAVALAANAVDAAHDTCPGPAWQCLDITTDDLSTLPDPAYALITCRLVYRWIDDKPAFLDRVRRLLAPGGTFWVVTEIAGRRRTTDPALLGLGISPADAELLTTGWSVVRTADLDVLRCYALRP from the coding sequence ATGACCACTACCGTGTCCACCGCGTGCCCCGCCTACTGGGAGCCGCGCTGGGCCGACGGCCGCCGCTACCGGCGGCCCGACGCCGCCGAGAAGCAGCTGATGGCCGAGCACCTCGGCCGCGGCCGCGCCCGCGCCGCCCTCGACATCGGCAGCGGCGACGGCGCCTTGGCCCGATACCTCCAGGACGAGCTCGGCTACCGCGCCACCGGTGTCGACTGCTCCCCCACCGCCGTCGCGCTCGCCGCCAACGCCGTGGACGCCGCCCACGACACATGCCCCGGGCCGGCTTGGCAGTGCCTGGACATCACCACCGACGACCTCTCCACCCTGCCGGACCCGGCCTACGCCCTCATCACCTGCCGCCTGGTCTACCGGTGGATCGACGACAAGCCCGCGTTCCTCGACCGCGTCCGCCGCCTCCTCGCACCCGGCGGAACCTTCTGGGTCGTCACCGAGATCGCCGGCCGCCGCAGGACCACCGACCCGGCTCTTCTGGGGCTCGGGATCTCTCCTGCGGACGCCGAACTGCTCACGACCGGTTGGTCCGTGGTCCGCACCGCCGACCTCGACGTCCTGCGCTGCTATGCCCTGCGTCCCTGA
- a CDS encoding tetratricopeptide repeat protein gives MAGQVTERPAMASAPEYQGALGSLSVNASLPEVLARGVQELRAAEEAGNRREAARCGLAVAEACRRLGRIEEADRAWKASYRAARSVGHEGAMAWALWSGGTLARQRGALRLAYRLLGLAAEAGERGGDVVVRGYSLAGLAETGRIQGDYEAVGRLHEQLLAEARRRGEARHTVWALEGIAQMHRNTGSYDQALALFEEAAETASRAEDRRGWAWALRGIADVVSVRDGDVERALSLLSQAEEACREIRLTGALAYNHKMRGNVLYRAGRYEQARELYQQALEEFREMEEPRGTALSRLGLVKAEARLGRDTAHTAEELADLRTTLDRIGLRHARDMVDKAAAELGVGTLPDHNGDGEGAVGPVLPAVGAEALQKADVGGLR, from the coding sequence ATGGCAGGTCAGGTGACGGAGAGGCCGGCGATGGCGTCGGCGCCGGAGTACCAAGGGGCTCTGGGGTCGCTGTCGGTGAACGCCTCCCTGCCCGAGGTTCTCGCCCGTGGAGTTCAGGAACTCCGGGCGGCGGAGGAGGCCGGGAACCGGCGGGAGGCGGCACGCTGCGGGCTGGCCGTGGCGGAGGCATGCCGCAGGCTCGGGCGGATCGAGGAGGCCGACCGGGCGTGGAAGGCGAGCTACCGGGCGGCGCGTTCGGTCGGTCACGAGGGGGCCATGGCGTGGGCGCTGTGGAGCGGCGGCACATTGGCCCGCCAGCGTGGTGCGCTCAGGCTGGCGTACCGGCTGCTGGGGCTCGCAGCCGAGGCCGGTGAGCGGGGCGGGGACGTCGTCGTGCGGGGCTACTCGCTGGCGGGGCTCGCCGAGACCGGTCGCATTCAGGGCGACTACGAGGCTGTGGGGAGGCTGCACGAACAGCTGCTGGCCGAGGCCCGCCGCCGCGGCGAGGCCCGGCACACGGTCTGGGCACTGGAGGGCATCGCCCAGATGCACCGCAACACCGGCTCCTACGACCAGGCCCTCGCCCTCTTCGAGGAGGCGGCCGAGACGGCGTCGCGAGCCGAGGACCGACGTGGGTGGGCATGGGCCCTGCGGGGCATCGCCGACGTGGTGTCCGTACGGGACGGGGACGTGGAGCGGGCCCTGTCCCTGTTGTCGCAGGCGGAAGAGGCATGCCGGGAGATACGGCTGACCGGCGCGCTCGCCTACAACCACAAGATGCGCGGCAACGTGCTGTACCGGGCGGGCCGTTACGAGCAGGCCCGTGAGCTGTACCAGCAGGCCCTGGAGGAGTTCCGCGAGATGGAGGAGCCACGGGGGACGGCGCTGTCGAGGCTGGGACTGGTCAAGGCCGAAGCCCGTCTGGGCCGTGACACCGCGCACACTGCCGAGGAGCTGGCCGACCTGCGCACGACGCTGGACCGCATCGGACTGAGGCACGCCCGCGACATGGTGGACAAGGCCGCGGCCGAGCTGGGTGTCGGCACGCTGCCGGACCACAACGGAGACGGAGAAGGGGCAGTCGGACCGGTGCTGCCGGCAGTCGGCGCGGAAGCCCTGCAGAAGGCCGACGTCGGGGGGCTGCGGTGA
- a CDS encoding AraC family transcriptional regulator has product MLERLNQALDHLEACLDREIDMAEVARIAAVSEYHFRRLFSALAGMPLPVYVRRRRMTLAGAEVLAGELTLLDVAVRYGYGSGEAFARAFRSVHGIGPGEARRTGAVLTAQPRMSFRVVVEGSTAMRYRIVEKEPFRVVGRKARVPLVHEGANAAAEAHLESLDKQAIVRMKELADREPEGVLSAVVHLTDSREEGAEVDYWIGVATGLETAAEELDSLDALDVPAGTWAVFDNHGPYPGALQELWRDVFTHWFPSNPYVSRPGPELLRTEPVEIGTETDSQLWIPVERGSGSAGS; this is encoded by the coding sequence GTGCTGGAACGGCTGAATCAGGCGCTGGACCACCTGGAGGCCTGCCTCGACCGGGAGATCGACATGGCCGAGGTGGCCCGGATCGCAGCGGTGTCGGAGTACCACTTCCGGCGGCTGTTCTCCGCGCTCGCCGGAATGCCGCTCCCGGTCTACGTGCGGCGGCGGCGGATGACGCTCGCCGGGGCCGAGGTGCTGGCCGGGGAGCTGACGCTGCTCGATGTCGCGGTGCGATACGGGTACGGCTCGGGCGAGGCGTTCGCCCGAGCATTCCGGTCGGTGCACGGCATCGGGCCGGGCGAGGCCCGGCGCACGGGTGCGGTGCTCACGGCGCAGCCGCGCATGTCCTTCCGTGTCGTCGTCGAAGGGAGTACGGCCATGCGGTACCGGATCGTGGAGAAGGAGCCGTTTCGGGTCGTCGGCAGGAAGGCCCGGGTCCCCCTCGTGCACGAGGGGGCCAACGCGGCCGCCGAGGCGCACCTGGAGAGCCTGGACAAGCAGGCGATCGTACGGATGAAGGAGCTGGCCGACCGGGAGCCGGAGGGGGTCCTGTCGGCGGTGGTGCACCTGACCGACAGCCGGGAGGAGGGCGCCGAGGTGGACTATTGGATCGGCGTGGCGACCGGTCTGGAGACGGCTGCCGAGGAGCTCGACAGTCTGGACGCCCTCGACGTGCCGGCCGGGACCTGGGCGGTCTTCGACAACCACGGGCCCTATCCGGGAGCCCTCCAGGAGCTGTGGCGGGACGTGTTCACGCATTGGTTCCCTTCGAACCCGTACGTGAGCAGGCCAGGTCCGGAGCTCCTGCGGACGGAGCCGGTGGAGATCGGCACGGAGACCGACTCCCAGCTGTGGATTCCGGTCGAACGGGGCAGCGGGAGCGCCGGGTCCTGA
- a CDS encoding aminoglycoside phosphotransferase family protein, with protein MRQAKPLPAAARRWAERRIGPVVAVRDASHDWPRSRVWELRSERGAGWYVKVSPSEKFFTRETRAYRHVVPALGHGRAPHLLDSRAEDLTLLLSVVPGSPVPGLGLSSGEGRAVHRQAGALCARLHEAGELDRADQAEAEASLVAAADGAEKYLSRAGARLTAGEQQLIRDHAAELRRVGPVPVGYIHGDNQPRNWLWSTTGLALIDFERTRPAAVVQDLVILAVTEWIDHPDREQVFFQAYGRALTTAERRALRCLTALDAVNCLAWGPDNDHPEVTTRGRRTLDRLRRENLL; from the coding sequence ATGAGGCAGGCGAAGCCCCTGCCCGCGGCCGCGCGGCGTTGGGCCGAACGGCGGATCGGGCCGGTCGTGGCCGTACGCGATGCCTCGCACGACTGGCCTCGCTCCCGGGTGTGGGAGCTGCGGAGCGAGAGAGGGGCCGGCTGGTACGTGAAGGTCTCGCCCAGCGAGAAGTTCTTCACCCGCGAGACCCGGGCGTACCGCCACGTCGTCCCCGCGCTCGGCCACGGCCGGGCGCCCCACCTCCTCGACAGCCGTGCGGAGGACCTGACGCTGCTGCTCTCGGTCGTGCCGGGCTCCCCGGTGCCGGGGCTCGGTCTCTCCAGCGGCGAGGGGCGGGCGGTGCACCGGCAGGCCGGTGCGCTGTGCGCCCGCCTCCACGAGGCCGGCGAACTCGACCGTGCCGACCAGGCGGAGGCCGAAGCGTCCCTGGTAGCCGCTGCCGACGGGGCGGAGAAGTACCTGTCGCGTGCCGGTGCCCGGCTCACGGCGGGCGAGCAGCAACTCATCCGTGATCACGCCGCCGAGCTTCGCCGCGTCGGCCCGGTGCCCGTCGGGTACATCCACGGCGACAACCAGCCGCGGAACTGGCTGTGGTCCACCACTGGGCTTGCGCTGATCGACTTCGAGCGAACCCGTCCGGCTGCCGTGGTGCAGGACCTCGTCATCCTCGCTGTCACCGAGTGGATCGACCATCCCGATCGCGAGCAGGTGTTCTTCCAGGCGTACGGGCGAGCGCTCACCACGGCCGAGCGACGGGCACTGCGCTGTCTGACCGCTCTGGACGCGGTCAACTGCCTTGCCTGGGGCCCGGACAACGACCATCCCGAGGTCACCACCCGGGGGCGGCGGACCCTGGACCGGCTCAGGAGGGAGAACCTGCTGTGA
- a CDS encoding polyprenyl synthetase family protein: MSTSRTHETSATVLLGRCRELVRPALVDAVGRLHPWTGEMAAYALGWADTAGAPDLGGSEGKGVRQALAVLGAEAVGADGADAVPGAVAVELVHTFSLLHDDIMDADALRRQRPAVWKAYGTGPAVLAGDALLAQAVATLAEAPGHHTAAAVRHLSRTLNTLVSGQAEDLRFEERPWSGPGAVEPEQYRSMAEHKTGALLGGALALGAILGGAPDTTVSTLERAGRHLGLAFQAVDDILGIWGDPRVTGKPVHADLRQGKKTYPVLIALADGGKAAHELAVLLDTAERIDGETAAYVAALVEEAGGRTETREEARRHLDAAHRALRDASLTHPASRELDVLFTHLLDRTW; this comes from the coding sequence GTGAGTACCTCTCGTACTCACGAGACCTCGGCGACCGTTCTCCTGGGGCGATGCCGTGAACTGGTCCGGCCCGCGCTGGTGGACGCGGTGGGCCGGTTGCACCCCTGGACCGGTGAGATGGCGGCGTACGCGCTGGGCTGGGCCGATACGGCCGGAGCCCCGGACCTCGGCGGATCCGAGGGCAAGGGGGTGCGGCAGGCGCTCGCCGTGCTCGGGGCCGAGGCCGTCGGCGCGGACGGCGCCGACGCCGTCCCGGGCGCCGTGGCCGTCGAACTCGTGCACACCTTCTCCCTGCTCCACGACGACATCATGGACGCCGACGCCCTGCGCCGGCAGCGCCCGGCGGTGTGGAAGGCCTACGGGACCGGACCGGCCGTCCTGGCAGGCGACGCCCTCCTCGCCCAGGCCGTGGCGACCCTGGCGGAGGCCCCGGGCCATCACACGGCGGCTGCGGTACGGCACCTCTCCCGCACCCTGAACACGCTGGTGTCCGGCCAGGCGGAGGACCTGCGCTTCGAGGAGCGTCCGTGGTCGGGGCCCGGAGCGGTCGAGCCGGAACAGTACCGGTCCATGGCCGAGCACAAGACCGGCGCTCTGCTGGGTGGCGCGCTGGCGCTCGGAGCGATCCTCGGCGGCGCCCCTGACACGACCGTGAGCACGCTCGAACGAGCCGGACGCCATCTCGGCCTCGCCTTCCAGGCGGTGGACGACATCCTCGGTATCTGGGGCGACCCGAGAGTGACCGGAAAGCCCGTCCACGCGGACCTTCGGCAGGGCAAGAAGACCTACCCGGTTCTCATCGCGCTGGCCGACGGAGGCAAGGCCGCGCACGAACTCGCGGTGCTGCTCGACACCGCGGAGCGGATCGACGGCGAAACCGCGGCATACGTCGCGGCGCTCGTGGAGGAGGCCGGCGGACGGACCGAGACCCGCGAGGAGGCGCGCCGACACCTGGACGCCGCACACCGCGCCCTGCGAGATGCGTCGCTGACGCACCCGGCATCGCGGGAACTGGACGTGCTGTTCACCCACTTGCTCGACCGCACCTGGTGA
- a CDS encoding SixA phosphatase family protein: MQLSSESPEHIDSVGGRPRRLLVLRHAKSAWPEGVADRDRPLGPRGLRDAPAAGRFLAENGGLPDLVLCSPARRARHTWELAAAELDSPVPSRHDPRLYGADGPDLLDVLHGVPDEVATLLLVGHNPGFQDLILLLAAGADGAAGAAGADKDVLDRVRTKFPTSAIAVLTWYGTWTDLRPGEALLTDLAIPRGVRHSS; this comes from the coding sequence GTGCAGCTCTCCTCCGAGTCCCCTGAACACATCGACTCCGTCGGCGGCCGACCTCGCCGACTGTTGGTGCTGCGCCACGCCAAGAGCGCCTGGCCGGAAGGCGTTGCCGACCGGGACCGTCCCCTCGGCCCGCGCGGGCTGCGTGACGCCCCTGCCGCGGGGCGCTTCCTGGCCGAGAACGGCGGGCTGCCCGACCTCGTCCTGTGCTCCCCTGCCCGGCGCGCCCGCCACACCTGGGAACTGGCGGCCGCGGAGTTGGACAGCCCTGTGCCGAGCCGCCATGACCCGCGGCTGTACGGGGCCGACGGCCCGGACCTGCTCGATGTCCTCCACGGCGTACCCGACGAGGTCGCGACGTTGCTCCTGGTCGGGCACAACCCCGGTTTCCAAGACCTGATCCTGCTGCTCGCCGCCGGGGCGGACGGAGCGGCCGGTGCGGCGGGGGCGGACAAGGACGTCCTGGACCGCGTACGGACCAAGTTCCCCACGTCCGCGATCGCCGTCCTGACCTGGTACGGCACGTGGACCGACCTGCGCCCGGGCGAGGCTCTCCTGACGGACCTGGCGATTCCTCGCGGGGTCCGCCACTCCTCCTGA
- a CDS encoding class I SAM-dependent methyltransferase, whose amino-acid sequence MTGRKNLVLDIEKHSAEIWELYGHHQLGRTFYLPELDRWAWDIPQAGTGVEVLGDVAGLRVLDLGAGVGRHAAHLAALGAHVTAVDASPTQHRRALARYPATPGLHLACADAVDHLREASPYDLIYSISGVPFLDPHRLLPALSNGLKPGGRFVFSALHTNSHGAGPSGSVTARPEVLRLPGTNTEHRMHMWVLAPPLWQDLLVENGLTVESVTAMDHPQAAQPLSYRLYAARRPERVPSRPRQPRPGGLDAVE is encoded by the coding sequence GTGACCGGAAGGAAGAACCTGGTGCTGGACATCGAGAAGCACTCCGCCGAGATCTGGGAGCTCTACGGCCACCACCAACTGGGCCGGACCTTCTACCTTCCGGAACTGGACAGGTGGGCCTGGGACATCCCGCAGGCCGGCACCGGCGTCGAAGTACTCGGCGATGTGGCCGGTCTGCGCGTCCTGGACCTGGGAGCCGGGGTCGGCCGGCACGCCGCCCACCTGGCCGCCCTCGGCGCGCACGTCACCGCCGTCGACGCCTCCCCCACCCAGCACCGGCGCGCCCTCGCCCGCTACCCCGCCACCCCCGGGCTGCACCTGGCTTGCGCCGACGCCGTTGACCACCTGCGGGAAGCCTCCCCCTACGACCTGATCTACTCCATCAGCGGCGTGCCGTTCCTGGACCCGCACCGCCTTCTGCCCGCACTGTCCAACGGACTCAAGCCCGGCGGGCGGTTCGTGTTCAGCGCGCTGCACACCAACTCCCACGGCGCCGGACCGTCCGGCTCCGTCACCGCGCGCCCCGAGGTGCTGCGGCTGCCCGGCACGAACACCGAGCACCGGATGCACATGTGGGTCCTCGCCCCGCCCCTGTGGCAGGACCTCCTGGTCGAGAACGGCCTCACCGTGGAGTCGGTCACGGCGATGGACCACCCGCAGGCCGCCCAGCCCCTGTCGTACCGGCTGTACGCGGCACGCCGCCCGGAACGCGTGCCCAGCCGCCCCCGTCAGCCCCGACCGGGAGGCCTCGACGCCGTCGAGTGA
- a CDS encoding MFS transporter produces MSVSLRAPRTPAWASRPFLYLLASESTSLAGSAVSTIALAAVAVLELHATTTEVALIAFVGQLPSSFALWAGVLSDRYDKRRQLLGSDLAAAGALLTVPVAAVADLLTIGQLYVVLFLLGSAKVVHDAAAISLLPSVVAPERLQNANSRLGAASSVADSAGSNAGAALVGAVGPAVAILADVASFVVSAVLVSRMRPAQPLVPSDAEQRGLGQGIVEGVRYVLGQPTIRTVIAALSVLSFGLAIMNTYWAFYLLTTIGISPTSLGMIVGVGGVGSLAGALLAPRIAARIGIGPTIIAGFATSPIAQLPLLFAGPGPGWQIALAAALAGQLFWATAAGTSQRSLRQTLCDPRFQGRMQAASTTVTAGGRPLAAATAGALALVLDVPTVLALGALLQIVPVLLLLTSPVRALRTMPAPAVLPHAREGAS; encoded by the coding sequence GTGAGCGTCTCCCTTCGCGCGCCGCGGACGCCCGCGTGGGCGAGCCGGCCCTTCCTGTATCTCCTGGCGAGCGAGAGCACGAGCCTCGCCGGTTCGGCTGTGAGCACGATCGCCCTGGCCGCGGTGGCCGTCCTCGAACTTCACGCGACGACCACCGAGGTCGCTCTGATCGCCTTCGTCGGCCAACTGCCGAGTTCCTTCGCACTGTGGGCCGGAGTCCTGTCGGACCGGTACGACAAGCGGCGTCAGCTGCTCGGCTCGGACCTTGCGGCGGCCGGCGCCCTGCTCACCGTCCCGGTCGCAGCCGTGGCGGATCTGCTGACCATCGGCCAGCTGTATGTGGTCCTCTTCCTGCTCGGCTCGGCCAAGGTGGTGCACGACGCCGCGGCGATCAGCCTGCTGCCCTCCGTCGTCGCACCGGAACGACTCCAGAACGCCAACTCCCGGCTGGGCGCGGCGTCGTCCGTTGCCGACAGCGCGGGCAGCAACGCGGGGGCCGCTCTCGTCGGTGCCGTCGGACCTGCGGTGGCGATTCTCGCCGACGTCGCGTCGTTCGTGGTCTCCGCCGTGCTCGTATCGCGTATGCGACCTGCCCAGCCCCTCGTACCGTCCGACGCAGAGCAGCGCGGCCTCGGACAGGGCATCGTCGAAGGGGTGCGGTACGTGCTCGGGCAGCCCACGATCCGCACAGTGATCGCGGCCCTGTCCGTACTGTCCTTCGGCCTGGCGATCATGAACACGTACTGGGCCTTCTACCTCCTGACGACGATCGGCATCTCTCCGACCTCTCTCGGAATGATCGTGGGCGTCGGAGGCGTCGGGAGCCTGGCCGGTGCGCTGCTCGCGCCGAGGATCGCGGCCAGGATCGGCATCGGGCCCACCATCATCGCCGGGTTCGCGACCAGCCCGATCGCCCAGCTCCCCCTGCTGTTCGCCGGTCCCGGACCGGGATGGCAGATCGCGCTGGCCGCGGCGCTGGCCGGGCAGCTGTTCTGGGCCACAGCGGCCGGCACCAGCCAGCGGTCCCTGCGGCAGACCCTGTGCGATCCGCGCTTCCAAGGCCGGATGCAGGCGGCAAGCACCACCGTGACCGCCGGAGGGCGCCCCTTGGCCGCCGCGACCGCCGGGGCTCTCGCGCTCGTACTGGACGTGCCGACCGTCCTCGCCCTCGGCGCGCTCCTCCAGATCGTGCCCGTACTCCTGCTGCTGACGTCCCCCGTACGCGCTCTGCGGACCATGCCCGCCCCCGCGGTCCTGCCGCACGCCCGAGAAGGAGCATCATGA
- a CDS encoding ATP-binding cassette domain-containing protein — protein MCARIPAVLSRVARLSWRIDRRAVQLLLGCQLVTGASAAALLTSTARAMEPILGAGTTGDRLRSAMPALLVVALAAALARTAGAVAAYAERRITPRLTTETDSALVEAVCRVEAVAYAEDGFSDRREAAEMGVMRTHVMVTDAQRFVSAVIRMVTAGGVLSALNPLMLPLLLLAVLPAGVGAVLSARVDYEIHYGNIADRNVRGMMRWWATESKYSDEVRANSMTDYLTYWYRALSDRCDRRTLAAAPRTLRIALLSALAGGVFLMVTWGALAWLAMSGRIALAVAATAVIAVQTTLSSLSQVVIHGAAVFHTSLYLGDMQTFLDDAAARAPRRGPRRLTVPVDEIRLEEVVYQYPGKDKPAVDGVSLTLRRGQILAIVGANGSGKSTLTRLLTGIYLPDKGTVAWNGTDLAGVDPGTVWANTGLVPQIFAQWPLRVRENVTLGQPRTHDDTPVWEAVDAVGLRDAVDDLPAGLDTLLARDIFGGTELSGGQWQRIACSRALYRRPELLILDEPTSQMDPRGEHQIFERIKAIASGRITIVVTHCLENTRIADHIIVMEQGRITEQGRYDDLAHGGGTFAELLELSQDR, from the coding sequence ATGTGCGCGCGGATCCCTGCCGTCCTGAGCCGTGTCGCGCGGCTGTCGTGGCGGATCGACCGGCGGGCCGTGCAGCTGCTTCTCGGCTGCCAACTGGTCACGGGCGCCTCGGCCGCCGCGCTGTTGACCTCCACCGCCCGCGCCATGGAGCCCATCCTCGGAGCCGGCACCACCGGGGACCGGCTGCGGAGCGCAATGCCGGCGCTGCTGGTGGTGGCGCTCGCCGCCGCACTGGCTCGTACGGCTGGAGCGGTGGCCGCGTATGCGGAGCGGCGGATCACGCCGCGGCTGACGACGGAGACGGACTCGGCTCTGGTCGAGGCGGTGTGCCGGGTGGAAGCGGTGGCGTACGCGGAGGACGGGTTCTCGGACCGGCGCGAGGCGGCCGAGATGGGGGTGATGCGCACCCATGTGATGGTGACCGACGCGCAGCGGTTCGTGTCCGCGGTGATCCGCATGGTCACCGCCGGGGGTGTGCTGTCGGCACTGAACCCGCTGATGCTGCCGTTGCTCCTGCTCGCCGTGCTCCCGGCCGGTGTCGGGGCAGTCCTGAGCGCGCGGGTCGACTACGAGATCCACTACGGCAACATCGCCGACCGCAACGTGCGCGGGATGATGCGCTGGTGGGCGACCGAGTCGAAGTACAGCGACGAGGTCCGCGCGAACTCGATGACCGACTACCTCACCTACTGGTACCGGGCCCTGTCCGACCGGTGTGACCGGCGCACCCTGGCCGCCGCGCCGCGGACCCTGCGGATCGCGCTGCTGTCCGCGCTCGCGGGCGGCGTCTTCCTGATGGTGACGTGGGGTGCGCTGGCCTGGCTGGCGATGTCCGGCCGGATCGCCCTCGCGGTCGCCGCGACGGCCGTCATCGCCGTGCAGACCACACTCTCGTCCCTGTCCCAGGTCGTCATCCACGGAGCCGCGGTCTTCCACACGAGCCTCTACCTGGGCGACATGCAGACCTTCCTCGACGACGCGGCCGCCCGCGCCCCCAGGCGTGGCCCCCGGCGCCTCACCGTACCGGTCGACGAGATCCGCCTGGAGGAGGTCGTCTACCAGTACCCGGGCAAGGACAAGCCCGCCGTCGACGGCGTCTCCCTGACCCTGCGGCGCGGCCAGATCCTCGCGATCGTCGGCGCGAACGGCTCGGGCAAGTCCACCCTCACCCGCCTGCTCACCGGGATCTACCTGCCGGACAAGGGCACGGTCGCCTGGAACGGCACGGATCTCGCCGGAGTCGACCCCGGCACGGTGTGGGCGAACACCGGTCTGGTGCCGCAGATCTTCGCGCAGTGGCCGCTGCGCGTGCGCGAGAACGTCACCCTCGGCCAGCCGCGCACCCACGACGACACCCCCGTGTGGGAGGCCGTCGACGCCGTAGGTCTCCGCGACGCCGTCGACGACCTCCCCGCGGGACTGGACACCCTCCTCGCCCGGGACATCTTCGGCGGGACGGAACTCTCCGGCGGCCAGTGGCAGCGCATCGCGTGCTCCAGGGCGCTGTACCGCCGGCCGGAGCTGCTGATCCTCGACGAGCCGACCTCCCAGATGGACCCGCGCGGTGAACACCAGATCTTCGAGCGGATCAAGGCCATCGCCTCCGGCCGCATCACGATCGTGGTCACCCACTGCCTGGAGAACACCAGGATCGCCGATCACATCATCGTGATGGAGCAGGGCCGGATCACCGAGCAGGGCCGGTACGACGACCTCGCCCACGGCGGCGGCACCTTCGCCGAGCTGCTGGAACTGTCCCAGGACCGCTGA
- a CDS encoding NUDIX domain-containing protein: MSGIHRSTAHVMVLPQRGGTRGSTGVRAARPGDGWVLTGRRQPRSWPSDGPQTVVGGGGRLEAGESFDGGAARELAEEAGFGIASARLGFCRLIPLHPVDADPAGPRADCRPLKREVLRLFAVGSRYADVIPPERSGGGTG, from the coding sequence GTGAGCGGCATCCACCGGAGCACCGCCCACGTCATGGTGCTGCCCCAGCGCGGCGGTACGCGGGGGAGTACGGGGGTACGGGCCGCCCGCCCCGGCGACGGGTGGGTGCTCACGGGCCGGCGTCAGCCGCGCTCGTGGCCTTCCGATGGCCCGCAGACCGTCGTCGGCGGCGGTGGTCGGCTCGAAGCTGGGGAATCCTTCGACGGAGGCGCGGCGCGCGAGCTCGCCGAGGAGGCCGGATTCGGTATCGCTTCGGCACGGCTCGGGTTCTGCCGGCTCATCCCTCTCCATCCCGTGGACGCGGATCCCGCAGGACCACGCGCCGACTGCCGTCCCCTCAAGCGCGAGGTCCTGCGTCTGTTCGCTGTCGGCAGCCGGTACGCCGACGTGATCCCACCCGAGCGGTCCGGGGGTGGGACCGGGTGA